In Rhodoligotrophos defluvii, a genomic segment contains:
- a CDS encoding murein hydrolase activator EnvC family protein — protein sequence MPLTSPGLDGHRDGRRPGSDPSGTGGAGICRSPGLIRVVEQARPRHLPCTIHPRIRVATALIIGTVLACLLPTGASPLANTATGEGPSPEEQLKQNELDAVSRELEQRKAREAELSARLAELERESAELSQRLVGLAAKIQSREGAITAAEQRLTVFDEQARALHKRLAERRTFLSELLAGLQRLERNPPPALAVRPDDALQAVRSAMVMGEVVAQLKSQADALSADLANLTELRRRMLREGEVLEANMTGLEQERAEIAALHRQKQALVEATSEQLGEERKRAEAAAAKAASLKDLLRKLETDRLAAAEARRQAEARRLAAQMTPQIPFTRAKGKVNFPAQGAVVRHYGDDNGFGGRSQGVSIATRPEAQVTAPSDGTVKYAGSFRSYGEILILDVGEDYHILLAGLDRTMVQTGQFVRAGEPVGVMGKDPARATLIGDRTGDPRPILYIEFRKNSDTIDPAPWWAGTGREARK from the coding sequence ATGCCGCTGACCAGCCCTGGTCTTGACGGCCATCGCGACGGCCGTAGACCTGGCTCGGACCCGTCCGGCACGGGAGGAGCAGGCATCTGCCGGTCCCCAGGCCTGATCCGCGTGGTCGAGCAGGCTCGGCCAAGACACCTGCCCTGCACCATTCATCCACGCATCCGCGTCGCCACCGCACTGATCATCGGCACGGTTCTTGCTTGCCTGTTGCCCACCGGGGCCTCGCCTCTGGCCAATACCGCCACAGGCGAAGGGCCCTCGCCGGAAGAGCAGCTGAAGCAGAACGAGTTGGACGCTGTTAGTAGAGAACTCGAGCAGCGCAAGGCCCGCGAGGCGGAGCTGAGCGCGAGACTCGCCGAGCTCGAACGGGAGTCGGCCGAGCTTTCCCAGCGGCTGGTCGGCCTCGCGGCCAAGATCCAGTCGCGGGAGGGCGCGATCACCGCGGCTGAGCAGCGCCTGACCGTGTTTGACGAGCAGGCGCGAGCCTTGCATAAGCGGCTCGCGGAGCGGCGCACTTTCCTCTCGGAGCTGCTGGCGGGACTGCAGCGGCTGGAGCGCAACCCGCCGCCGGCGCTGGCCGTGAGACCCGATGACGCACTGCAGGCCGTGCGCAGCGCTATGGTCATGGGCGAAGTTGTGGCCCAACTAAAGAGCCAGGCGGACGCCCTGAGCGCCGATCTCGCAAATTTGACCGAGCTGCGCCGCCGGATGCTGCGAGAGGGCGAGGTTCTCGAAGCCAATATGACAGGCCTCGAGCAGGAGCGTGCGGAAATCGCTGCCCTTCACAGGCAGAAGCAGGCCTTGGTCGAGGCCACGTCGGAGCAGCTGGGCGAGGAACGCAAGCGGGCGGAAGCTGCCGCGGCGAAGGCCGCTTCCCTAAAGGACCTGCTGCGCAAGCTGGAGACCGACAGGCTCGCTGCGGCGGAAGCGCGACGGCAAGCGGAGGCGCGACGCCTTGCCGCCCAAATGACGCCGCAAATACCGTTCACTCGTGCTAAAGGGAAAGTGAACTTCCCTGCGCAAGGAGCCGTGGTACGACATTACGGCGACGACAACGGGTTCGGTGGTCGCAGCCAAGGGGTCTCGATCGCGACCCGACCTGAGGCGCAGGTGACAGCGCCGAGCGACGGCACGGTGAAATACGCCGGCTCGTTTCGCAGCTACGGGGAAATCTTGATCCTGGACGTTGGCGAGGATTATCATATCTTGCTAGCTGGGCTGGATAGGACGATGGTCCAGACAGGACAGTTCGTTCGGGCTGGCGAGCCTGTGGGCGTCATGGGCAAAGACCCCGCTCGGGCAACATTGATCGGCGATAGGACGGGTGATCCGCGGCCGATTCTGTATATTGAGTTTCGAAAGAACAGCGATACGATCGATCCTGCGCCCTGGTGGGCTGGAACAGGTAGAGAGGCACGGAAGTAA
- a CDS encoding nicotinate-nucleotide adenylyltransferase, with protein sequence MSRLPLPFPAVSPGMRIGIFGGSFNPAHAGHLAIANEALKRLRLDELWWLVSPQNPLKDPSETDDFERRVALSRKLVHHPRIKIMTFERQLGTTNTAATLRALRPLLARARFAWVMGADSFATLHRWHNWLRIPQALPLAVFDRPGYTLQALHSPAAQRLAPFRLDASDSAALPGHPTPAWCFIPIPRRSDSSTALRRRPAAK encoded by the coding sequence ATGAGCCGTCTCCCCCTGCCGTTCCCCGCGGTCAGCCCCGGCATGCGCATCGGCATCTTCGGTGGCTCCTTCAATCCCGCCCATGCCGGCCATCTGGCCATTGCGAATGAGGCCTTGAAACGCCTGCGCCTCGATGAGCTCTGGTGGCTGGTCTCGCCTCAGAACCCCCTGAAGGACCCATCCGAAACCGACGATTTCGAGCGCCGTGTCGCGCTTTCTCGCAAGCTGGTCCATCATCCCAGGATCAAGATCATGACTTTCGAACGGCAGCTTGGTACCACCAACACCGCCGCCACCTTGCGCGCGCTGCGGCCGTTGCTGGCTCGCGCCCGTTTCGCCTGGGTGATGGGCGCCGACAGCTTCGCGACCCTGCACCGCTGGCACAACTGGCTGCGGATTCCCCAGGCGCTGCCGCTCGCCGTGTTCGACCGCCCTGGCTACACTCTGCAAGCCTTGCATTCGCCGGCGGCGCAACGGCTCGCGCCGTTCCGGCTGGACGCCAGCGACAGCGCCGCCTTGCCTGGCCATCCAACGCCCGCCTGGTGCTTCATTCCCATTCCCCGCCGCTCCGACAGCTCCACGGCCCTGCGCCGCCGCCCGGCAGCAAAATAG
- a CDS encoding TAXI family TRAP transporter solute-binding subunit — protein sequence MITLTRRHVLLGSFATAAAALSFPTRGSAAEFINIATGGTSGVYYPLGVALSKVYGSVLPDAKISVQATKASVENLNLIQAGRAEVAFSLGDAVADAWNGEKEAGFNNKLTKLRAIGGLYNNYVQIVASEASGIKTLADLKGKRISVGAPRSGTELNARAVLGAAGLTYDDFSKVEYLPFGESVDLMKNRQLDVTLQSAGLGVSSIKDLATSIPIVVVPVPQDVVEKIGNPAYQPSVIPAGTYEGQPADVPAVAITNILVTREDLSEDTVYQLTKSMFDHLSDLVSAHSAAKGIDPNKAAKNLPIPLHPGAERYYKETGVL from the coding sequence ATGATCACGCTCACACGCCGGCACGTTCTCCTGGGAAGCTTCGCGACGGCGGCCGCCGCCTTGAGCTTTCCCACGCGCGGCAGCGCCGCCGAGTTCATCAATATCGCCACCGGTGGCACCAGCGGTGTCTATTATCCCCTCGGCGTCGCGCTTTCGAAAGTCTACGGCTCGGTTCTCCCCGACGCCAAGATCTCTGTCCAGGCGACAAAGGCATCTGTCGAGAACCTCAACCTGATCCAAGCCGGACGGGCCGAGGTGGCCTTCAGCTTGGGCGATGCGGTGGCCGATGCGTGGAATGGCGAAAAGGAAGCGGGCTTCAACAACAAGCTCACCAAGCTGCGCGCCATCGGCGGCCTCTATAATAACTATGTCCAAATCGTCGCGTCCGAGGCATCGGGAATCAAGACGCTCGCCGACCTGAAGGGCAAGCGCATCTCGGTCGGCGCGCCCCGCTCGGGCACCGAGCTCAACGCCAGGGCCGTGCTTGGCGCCGCCGGCCTGACCTACGACGACTTCAGCAAGGTAGAATATCTGCCGTTCGGCGAATCGGTCGATCTCATGAAGAACCGGCAGCTCGACGTGACGCTGCAATCGGCAGGGCTTGGCGTATCCTCCATCAAGGACCTTGCCACCTCCATCCCCATCGTGGTGGTTCCCGTACCCCAGGACGTGGTGGAGAAGATCGGGAACCCGGCCTATCAGCCCAGCGTGATTCCGGCGGGCACCTACGAGGGCCAGCCCGCCGATGTTCCGGCAGTGGCCATCACCAACATCCTGGTGACGCGGGAGGACTTGTCCGAGGACACCGTCTATCAGCTGACCAAGTCAATGTTCGACCACCTCAGCGATTTGGTCTCCGCGCACTCGGCGGCAAAGGGCATCGATCCCAACAAGGCGGCGAAGAACCTTCCCATCCCGCTGCATCCGGGCGCCGAGCGGTACTACAAGGAGACTGGCGTCCTCTAA
- the proB gene encoding glutamate 5-kinase: MRRLDRSKRLVVKIGSALLVNPDGQLNRPWLESLIHDLAQLKAAGVETLIVSSGAIALGRRTLGLPKRPLKLAESQAAAAVGQIALARAYQQILAEHGYVAAQILLTLKDTEERRRYLNARSTVGTLLKQGAVPVINENDTVATTEIRYGDNDRLAARVSSMMSADCLVLLSDVDGLYTAAPGAGADARLVAEVHEITPEIMAMAGKPVSGVGSGGMITKIEAARIAVGAGAHMVIASGRHLNPLRRIDAGAPCTWFLSSASPVASRKRWIAGALEPAGRLIVDQGAVNALLDGRSLLPAGVKRVDGSFARGDTVSICALSGVEIARGLVAYDRDEAERIAGARSHEIEQRLGWRGRDEMVHRDDLVIIGSLHHEAG; the protein is encoded by the coding sequence ATGAGACGGCTCGATCGGTCGAAACGGCTGGTGGTCAAGATCGGCTCGGCCCTGCTCGTCAATCCGGATGGGCAGCTTAACCGGCCCTGGCTCGAGAGCCTCATCCACGACTTGGCGCAACTCAAAGCCGCGGGCGTCGAGACGCTCATCGTCTCATCCGGCGCAATCGCCTTGGGCCGCCGCACCCTCGGCCTGCCGAAGCGCCCGCTGAAATTGGCCGAAAGCCAAGCGGCTGCCGCCGTCGGCCAGATCGCGCTGGCCCGGGCTTATCAGCAGATCCTGGCCGAGCACGGCTATGTGGCGGCCCAGATCCTGCTCACCCTCAAGGACACGGAAGAGCGCCGCCGCTATCTCAACGCGCGCTCCACCGTCGGCACGCTGCTCAAGCAGGGCGCCGTACCGGTCATCAACGAGAATGACACGGTGGCCACCACCGAGATCCGCTATGGCGACAATGACCGCCTCGCCGCCCGGGTCAGCAGCATGATGTCGGCCGATTGCCTGGTGCTGCTGTCGGATGTGGACGGCCTTTATACCGCTGCCCCCGGCGCCGGCGCCGACGCGCGGTTGGTCGCCGAAGTGCACGAGATCACGCCCGAGATCATGGCTATGGCCGGCAAGCCGGTGAGCGGCGTCGGCTCCGGCGGAATGATCACCAAGATCGAGGCCGCGCGCATCGCCGTCGGTGCCGGCGCGCATATGGTGATCGCCTCCGGCCGCCACCTAAATCCCTTGCGCCGCATCGATGCCGGGGCGCCGTGCACCTGGTTCCTGTCCAGCGCATCACCGGTTGCCTCGCGCAAGCGGTGGATTGCCGGCGCGCTCGAGCCCGCCGGCAGGCTGATCGTGGATCAGGGCGCGGTCAACGCGCTGCTTGATGGCCGCAGCCTCCTGCCCGCCGGCGTGAAACGGGTGGACGGATCCTTCGCGCGGGGCGATACAGTAAGCATCTGTGCCTTGTCGGGGGTAGAGATCGCGCGCGGCCTGGTTGCCTACGACCGGGACGAGGCGGAGCGCATTGCCGGCGCCCGCAGCCACGAGATCGAGCAGCGACTCGGCTGGCGCGGTCGCGACGAGATGGTGCACCGCGACGATCTCGTCATCATTGGGAGCTTGCATCATGAAGCTGGCTGA
- a CDS encoding divergent polysaccharide deacetylase family protein, protein MTGRSLAKPLYIAVGTLAVLMISVFIWLMLAHDPDAGQPKVVIDIERSDRLTTGSIQAPGPVAGLPTAPDTRSLPDRISPALPPAPAPSLVEAGRYGPLPRVSQGEKPLFAYARPLSREQVNSPLPKIALVIAGIGGDPHVPMVVLDRLPADITLAVPSSARDAQGWIDRAREKGHEVLLELPMEPAAFSEAGLSRRPILADAAEHDIVDDMHWHLSRASGYFAAANPSRSRYRSNAEALRTIFRELGQRGLGFIEITPGTAAARQVATSMGLDYAGVDLVVDANPTGTRIEAALDRLVDVAQRNGFAMASATATPTTIERLSAWLDKVNGREAVVVPASAALLMPRNGWK, encoded by the coding sequence GTGACGGGCAGATCGCTTGCCAAGCCGCTCTATATCGCGGTTGGCACGCTGGCAGTTCTGATGATCAGCGTCTTCATTTGGCTCATGCTCGCCCATGACCCTGACGCCGGCCAGCCGAAAGTTGTGATCGACATCGAACGATCGGACCGCCTGACAACCGGCTCTATACAGGCTCCAGGTCCTGTAGCCGGCCTGCCTACCGCTCCTGACACACGCTCGCTTCCGGACCGCATCTCCCCGGCGCTGCCGCCTGCACCCGCGCCAAGCCTCGTGGAGGCTGGCCGATATGGCCCCCTGCCACGGGTAAGCCAGGGTGAAAAGCCGCTATTCGCCTATGCCAGGCCGCTCTCGCGGGAGCAGGTGAACTCGCCGTTGCCGAAGATCGCCCTCGTCATCGCCGGTATTGGTGGCGACCCCCATGTTCCAATGGTTGTCCTCGACCGTCTGCCGGCCGATATAACCTTGGCTGTACCCTCCTCCGCTCGGGACGCACAAGGCTGGATTGATCGGGCGCGCGAGAAGGGGCACGAGGTGCTCCTGGAACTGCCCATGGAGCCCGCGGCCTTCTCGGAAGCGGGCCTGTCCAGGCGGCCGATCCTGGCCGACGCAGCCGAGCACGACATCGTCGACGACATGCATTGGCACCTGAGCCGTGCCTCGGGCTACTTCGCCGCCGCCAATCCGTCCCGGAGCCGCTATCGCAGCAATGCGGAGGCGCTCCGGACCATCTTTCGAGAGCTCGGGCAGCGTGGCTTGGGCTTCATCGAAATCACGCCCGGCACGGCCGCCGCCCGGCAGGTTGCCACGTCTATGGGGCTGGATTACGCAGGCGTCGATCTCGTCGTCGATGCCAATCCGACCGGCACGCGTATCGAGGCGGCCTTGGACCGGCTGGTGGACGTGGCCCAGAGGAACGGCTTCGCCATGGCAAGCGCTACAGCGACGCCGACCACCATCGAGCGGCTTTCAGCTTGGCTCGACAAGGTGAATGGACGAGAGGCGGTGGTCGTGCCGGCGAGCGCCGCTCTGCTCATGCCCCGCAACGGATGGAAGTGA
- a CDS encoding S41 family peptidase produces the protein MRRKFLGAVGYGAVGAIVATVVWNGASALDAATTASKTDTYRQLNLFGDVFDRVRSDYVEPPDEEQLIDSAINGMLSSLDPHSSYMNSERFREMQVQTRGEFGGLGIEVTMENGLVKVVYPIEDTPASRAGVKPDDLIIGIDGQEVMGLTLNQAVDMMRGPVNTPIKLTIQRKGVDKPLDIEMKRAIIRIRAVRSEMEGDVAYIRLTSFNEQTQEGLEQAIRDAKKQLGDKLKGYIIDLRNNPGGLLDAAISVSDTVLDRGEIVSTRGRNADETQRYNAQSGDLLDGKPVVVLINGGSASASEIVAGALQDHKRATLIGTRSFGKGSVQTIIPMGSYGALRLTTARYYTPSGRSIQAQGIEPDIKVEQDIPEEEAGKFQTRGEASLRGHLQNDNGEEASGSPAYVPKEKEKDTQLQYALNYLRGGAVSAAIKQAKPAATTAPQVKAN, from the coding sequence ATGCGAAGGAAATTTCTCGGCGCGGTCGGCTACGGAGCTGTCGGCGCAATTGTCGCGACCGTCGTTTGGAACGGTGCCTCCGCCCTGGATGCAGCGACCACGGCCTCGAAGACAGATACCTATCGGCAGCTGAACCTGTTCGGCGACGTGTTCGACCGTGTCCGGTCGGACTATGTGGAGCCGCCGGACGAGGAGCAGCTGATCGATTCCGCTATCAACGGTATGCTGTCCTCTTTGGATCCGCATTCGAGCTATATGAACTCGGAGCGGTTCCGCGAGATGCAGGTGCAGACCCGTGGCGAGTTCGGAGGCCTCGGCATCGAGGTCACTATGGAGAACGGCCTGGTTAAGGTGGTCTATCCCATTGAGGATACGCCCGCCTCGCGCGCCGGGGTGAAGCCGGATGACTTGATCATCGGCATAGACGGCCAGGAGGTGATGGGGCTTACCCTGAACCAGGCTGTGGACATGATGCGCGGGCCAGTCAACACGCCGATCAAGCTGACCATCCAGCGCAAAGGTGTGGATAAGCCGCTCGATATCGAGATGAAGCGCGCCATCATCCGGATCCGCGCGGTTCGCTCGGAAATGGAAGGCGATGTGGCCTATATCCGGCTGACGTCGTTCAACGAGCAGACCCAGGAGGGCCTGGAGCAGGCGATCCGCGATGCGAAGAAGCAGCTCGGTGACAAGCTGAAGGGCTATATCATCGATCTCCGCAACAACCCGGGCGGCCTTCTCGACGCGGCGATCTCGGTTTCAGACACCGTGCTGGATCGCGGTGAGATCGTGTCGACGCGCGGGCGCAACGCCGACGAGACCCAGCGCTATAACGCCCAGTCTGGCGACTTGCTCGACGGCAAGCCGGTGGTGGTGCTGATCAATGGCGGCTCGGCCTCGGCGTCCGAAATCGTCGCCGGCGCGCTCCAGGACCACAAGCGAGCCACGCTGATCGGCACGCGGTCCTTCGGCAAGGGTTCGGTGCAGACCATCATTCCGATGGGCAGCTACGGTGCCCTCCGCCTGACCACGGCACGCTACTACACGCCGTCCGGCCGCTCGATTCAGGCGCAGGGTATCGAGCCGGACATCAAGGTCGAGCAGGATATTCCTGAGGAAGAGGCCGGCAAGTTCCAGACGCGCGGCGAGGCGAGTCTTCGCGGGCACCTGCAGAACGACAACGGCGAGGAAGCGTCGGGTTCGCCCGCCTACGTGCCGAAGGAAAAGGAAAAGGATACCCAGCTGCAATATGCGCTCAACTACCTGCGTGGCGGCGCGGTGAGCGCGGCCATAAAGCAGGCGAAGCCCGCAGCAACGACGGCGCCGCAGGTCAAGGCCAACTGA
- a CDS encoding glutamate-5-semialdehyde dehydrogenase, with product MKLAEVAADTPSLAASMAEIGQATRAAAAVLARTPTSAKNMALLGMAAEIRAAQTAILAANDADMGRAKAAKLAPSFLDRLQLTEARIEAMARGLEEIAALPDPVGETIAEWTRPNGLAISRVRTPIGVIGVIYESRPNVTADAGALCLKAGNAAVLRGGSDSFESSRAIADCLAAGLAKAGLPRAAIQLVPSSDRAAVGMMLAGLDGNIDLIIPRGGKSLVARVQAEARVPVFSHLEGICHVYVDKAADPKMARDVVLNAKMRRTGICGAAETLLVDRAGADRHLKPLIETLIQSGCEVRGCRETRAADPRVRPATEADWSTEYLDAIVSMRVVDGVDAAIDHIARYGSQHTDAIITDDEATAEHFLGAVDSAIVLHNASTQFADGGEFGMGAEIGIATGKLHARGPVGVEQLTTFKYVVRGSGQTRP from the coding sequence ATGAAGCTGGCTGAGGTGGCCGCAGACACGCCTTCGCTTGCGGCGTCCATGGCCGAGATTGGACAGGCGACGCGGGCGGCCGCGGCCGTGCTGGCGCGCACGCCGACCAGCGCGAAGAATATGGCGCTCCTCGGCATGGCGGCCGAGATCCGCGCCGCCCAAACAGCCATTCTGGCGGCCAACGACGCCGATATGGGGCGAGCCAAGGCCGCAAAGCTGGCGCCGTCCTTCCTCGACCGCCTGCAGCTCACCGAGGCACGCATCGAGGCCATGGCCCGCGGGCTCGAGGAGATCGCAGCGCTTCCCGACCCGGTGGGAGAGACCATCGCCGAATGGACCCGGCCCAATGGCCTCGCCATCTCCAGGGTAAGGACGCCCATCGGTGTGATCGGCGTGATCTATGAGAGCCGCCCTAATGTGACGGCAGATGCCGGCGCGCTCTGCCTGAAGGCGGGAAATGCCGCCGTTCTGCGCGGCGGCTCCGACAGCTTCGAAAGCAGCCGCGCCATAGCCGATTGCCTGGCCGCAGGTCTCGCAAAGGCGGGGCTGCCGCGCGCCGCCATTCAGCTGGTGCCCAGCAGCGACCGCGCGGCGGTCGGCATGATGCTGGCCGGCCTCGACGGCAATATCGACCTGATCATCCCCCGCGGCGGCAAGAGCCTGGTCGCCCGGGTTCAGGCCGAGGCGCGTGTACCCGTATTCAGCCATCTCGAGGGCATCTGCCACGTTTATGTGGACAAGGCGGCCGATCCGAAGATGGCCCGCGACGTGGTGCTCAACGCCAAGATGCGCCGCACCGGCATTTGCGGCGCCGCTGAAACCCTGCTGGTCGACCGTGCCGGCGCCGACCGCCACCTCAAGCCGCTGATCGAAACCCTGATCCAATCCGGCTGCGAGGTGCGCGGCTGCCGCGAAACGCGGGCGGCCGACCCTCGCGTGAGGCCTGCCACCGAAGCGGACTGGTCCACCGAATATCTCGATGCCATCGTGTCCATGCGGGTCGTGGATGGGGTCGACGCGGCCATCGACCATATCGCCCGCTACGGCTCGCAGCATACGGACGCGATCATCACCGATGACGAGGCCACAGCCGAGCATTTCCTCGGCGCGGTGGACAGCGCCATCGTGCTGCACAATGCCTCCACGCAATTCGCCGATGGCGGCGAATTCGGCATGGGGGCAGAGATCGGCATCGCCACCGGCAAGCTGCATGCGCGTGGCCCCGTGGGCGTGGAGCAGCTGACCACGTTCAAATACGTGGTCCGCGGCAGCGGCCAGACTCGCCCTTGA
- the rsfS gene encoding ribosome silencing factor: MLPEGSISKLVAEVRDSLDDSKAEDVVAIDLTGRTPIADYMVIASGRSDRHVGAIAEHLVENLKKSGHRDIKVQGLTHCDWVLVDTGDVIVHIFRPDVREFYNLEKLWSENAPIERRV; this comes from the coding sequence GTGCTGCCCGAAGGCAGTATTTCGAAACTGGTGGCCGAGGTTCGCGATTCACTTGATGATTCCAAGGCCGAAGACGTGGTCGCCATCGACCTGACTGGACGTACTCCGATCGCCGACTATATGGTCATCGCCTCCGGCCGGTCGGACCGTCACGTCGGCGCAATCGCCGAGCATCTGGTCGAGAACCTGAAGAAATCCGGACATCGCGATATCAAGGTCCAAGGCCTCACTCATTGCGACTGGGTGCTGGTCGACACTGGGGATGTCATCGTGCACATCTTCCGGCCGGACGTTCGCGAGTTTTACAACCTGGAAAAGCTCTGGTCGGAAAACGCACCGATCGAGCGGCGGGTCTGA
- the rlmH gene encoding 23S rRNA (pseudouridine(1915)-N(3))-methyltransferase RlmH, with protein sequence MRLSLIAIGRQKRGPEYELFDIYRKRTIAQGRSLGITAVSLKELPEAAAGSPALRQDDEAQRLLQQVPDRAVAVTLDERGRELTSEGFAEYLKAWLEGGAPEVSFLLGGPDGHGQQVRDAAKLVLALGRMTWPHGLARVLLMEQIYRSVTILLNHPYHRA encoded by the coding sequence ATGCGTCTATCTCTCATCGCGATCGGCCGCCAGAAGCGGGGGCCGGAATACGAGCTGTTCGACATCTACCGCAAGCGGACCATCGCACAGGGCCGCTCCCTCGGCATCACCGCCGTCTCGCTCAAGGAGCTGCCAGAGGCCGCTGCAGGTTCGCCGGCGCTCCGGCAAGACGACGAGGCGCAGCGGCTGCTCCAGCAAGTGCCGGATCGCGCCGTCGCCGTGACACTCGACGAGCGCGGCCGCGAGCTGACCAGTGAAGGCTTTGCCGAATACCTGAAGGCCTGGCTGGAAGGCGGGGCGCCGGAAGTGTCCTTCCTGCTCGGCGGCCCCGATGGCCATGGCCAGCAGGTCCGCGATGCCGCGAAACTGGTGCTTGCCCTCGGCCGGATGACCTGGCCGCACGGGCTCGCGAGAGTGCTGCTGATGGAACAGATTTACCGTTCGGTCACCATTTTGCTCAATCATCCCTACCACCGGGCGTGA
- a CDS encoding RNA pyrophosphohydrolase codes for MTLLDDAQIAAMPYRPCVGIMLANRENKVWIGRRVPKWECDGGPELWQMPQGGIDEGEDPREAAFRELFEEVGTRSASIIAESEQWFQYDLPRSAIGKALEGRYRGQKQKWFLMRHEGQDSDFNLVPVDGGEIEFDDWRWVHVDEVTGLVVPFKRRVYEQVVAVFAPYLRA; via the coding sequence ATGACGCTGCTTGACGACGCCCAGATTGCCGCGATGCCCTACCGGCCTTGTGTTGGCATCATGCTGGCCAACCGCGAGAACAAGGTATGGATAGGACGTCGCGTGCCGAAATGGGAGTGCGACGGCGGACCCGAACTCTGGCAAATGCCGCAAGGCGGTATCGACGAGGGTGAGGATCCGCGCGAGGCAGCGTTCCGCGAGCTGTTCGAAGAGGTGGGCACGCGCAGCGCCTCGATCATCGCGGAATCGGAGCAGTGGTTTCAATACGATCTGCCACGCTCGGCCATCGGCAAGGCATTGGAGGGGCGCTATCGGGGCCAGAAGCAGAAATGGTTCCTGATGCGCCACGAGGGCCAGGATTCCGATTTCAATCTCGTGCCCGTCGATGGTGGCGAGATCGAGTTCGACGACTGGCGCTGGGTTCATGTGGACGAAGTGACGGGCCTCGTGGTGCCGTTCAAACGCCGCGTTTATGAACAGGTGGTCGCCGTCTTCGCCCCTTATCTGCGGGCGTAA